CCTGCctacttcagtcctttcctcGCCTGCAGGCTCCAAGCCTGCAGGTCCACAGTGGGAGGCCCTTGCCCAGAGTCCCACCACCCCAGTTCCCTGACCACAGGGgccctgcctccatctgcttCACCTTCCCCAGTGCTGAATACCTGTCTGGTCTGGGCATGGCCCCTAGGTCCTTCCTATCCCTGTGTCCATGTAGCTCAGAACACAGCCGGTATTAGGAAGTAGGGAGTTGGGAGAGCATATTGGGGTGCCCTGCTGCCCATGAAGGAGTAGACTAAGCAGGCCAACACGGCACTTGGGCAGCTCCAGAGTGGCCCTACTGTCCAGAAACCACAGGTGCAGAGACAGGGATGTGACCCCTCCCACCTCACGGGAAGATCCCAGTGATTTCTAGgacagcttcttcagtccttagCGTCAGGTGACCTGGGAGCCACCAGATTGACTGTAGGCTTTGGGCACAGCAGCACTACCCCGGGGCAGAAGAActtgggggaagagagggagggacaagTGAGGGATTAGAAGTCGGTCAGGGCTCCTTCCCCCAGCACACTGGCTCTGCCCCTTCACGGCCACTCAGGGCTCACAGCCCAGCTGCTCACACCCTGACATTAGGCCCCTCTACTGTCTGGCCCACCCTGCTCTACAGATCCAAGTAGAGCCACTGCCTCCTTTGCCCACCTATCTGGGCTGTCTGACCTCCTTCAGTCACCACTAGGCACCAACGTTAAATTTGCCTCTGTCCATTCAGGGCAGCATCTCTTCAGTAAGGTCCCCAGGGCGCACCGAGGTCTATCAGTTTACCATGTTTGCTATGAAAAATATCACAGACTAGGCTAGAATGACATGCGCTCACTCTGCCTATCTGGGATGCTGGCACGGTTGCTGCCCTGAGTCTTGGGACACTGCTAGTGTCTTCACACACCTCTCTTCACCCGTCTCTCTTGTCTTCCCTccttctagacagggtctcaccatttAGTCCAGGCTAGTCTCAGACTCACCATGTAGcgtaggctggcctctaacttttgatcctcctgcctcatcttttcCAGGGCTGGTGTgccaggcctgtgccaccacacccagctttcttgCCTCTTTAGTTTCATACAGAACACCCCTCCATTTTTTAAGGTCTCATTTTCATGGCTTCTGGATTTTATGACGTGGATATCTTTGGGGACCATCATTCAGCTCAACGGTCACACAGATCACCCCAACTTGGACCTGTGAATCAAGAACTGGAATCTTCTGGGTTCTGGAAGTCTTCCTTCAGAGCTGAAAGCTAGACAGACATGGGGAGACACTAAAGGTGGGAAGACCCGCTGCAGCCCCAGTCCTTTGCCACTGTGTCCCACTGTGGGCCCAGGCCTCagtcttcctgttcttccagctCCCCAGACATCAAAGTCAGCAAGGGCAGCAGGTGAGGGGAACTGGAGCCTTGGGAATGGACTGAGAGCAGGACCTGCTGGGTCAGAGTGAGGCAAACAAGCCAGTGTCTGTAAACACAGACGGTGTCTGCACCATCCTACCGGGCCACTGGGAAAGCTGGGAATAGCTGCGCCAAGCCATGGTCCTGAGCTCTCTGCCCGCAAGCCTCAGTGAACAGTGCCAGGCTCATCTGCCCAGGGGAATGGGGAAGGCTGTGGTCCAAGATGCAGCGAATGATCTCATCTTGTCACTTTTAAATCAAATTTTCCAGTAGTTCTTCTGAGGAGGCAGGGGATGAGGGACTGCATAATTCATACAAAGGGCAGAGCAGGACCTAAGGAAGTCCAGGGGGAAATCTGAGTATAGGGGAAGGGGCTGAAGTTGGGTTTAGATGCAGGTCTGACCCACCTCTTTCACAGGGGAGGTTGTTAATGGCTGCTAGTCCAGGGTGATTCGGGTAGAGATGTGACAGGCTGGAGGCTGAATCATGAAGCTCAGAATGGGGACAGATGGAAAGGGCCAAGGATTTCTGTGGCTGGGGCTGGGAGAGGGGCAAGGTTAGTTCATCACGGCCCTGCAGGGGCCTGTGAGTCTCTGCCTGTCCATGACCAAGACTGACCCTGTTCCGCCTTGGGTCCGGCTGGTGACCAGGCCCAGACTGTGAGCACACGAGGCAGGACTGTGGCTCTCCGACTCTGCAGGCAGTAGATGCTCATTCTTGCAGAAGGGAATGTGATCTGGAACTGGATTAAATCAGGTAGACAGACTTTTCCCCATAGCTTCTAGACTTGAGAAAGCATCCAATGGAAGAGCAAGGAACCAGGGCCAGAGGGTGTGGGATGAGGGGCCAGCACCGTGGCAGTGGCCTTACTCCCGGGCCAGGTATGCGATTGCAAGGGACATATCGGACACACAGGCACTGGGCGCCATAATAAAAAGAGAACTGCTCCCACCGATATTTGTAGGGCGGGGGAGGCAGAAAGACCAGTCACTATAGCAGGCTGGGTCCCACTGCAGAGCAGCCAGCATCCTCCGGTCCACAGCAAGTAAGTGATAGTCGGGAGAGGATGGGCATGGGCGGGGCGCTGTTGGCCACGCCACACGGTGGCGTGCTGACGACACTTAAAGCACGCCGGAAGCCTGCTGGCACGCATCGTTGCCGGGCAACGCGCGGCGCTGCTTGCCGGCTAAGCTGGCTGTAAGTATCTCCCCGCCGGGCGCCGGGAGGCGCGTCGCGGCGGCGAAGGTGGGTGCGCGCTTTGCGGGCCTCTGGGAGCCCAGGACCCCCTCCGTCTGCGCCTGAGACCTGGTCCCGGAGCCCGCGAGACTCCCGTCTGGGACGCGATCCCCGAGCTCCCTGCCCTCAGCCTCCCGCCTCACAGACCGGGTTCTGCAGCTCATCCACCAGGACTTGCGTCTGCCCACAGGCCCTCCTTCGCCTCACTTGTTTGGCCCTAGGACACGCCCCCGTGCCGGACTAGTCATCCGCGCGTGCCAGGAGGGGTCGACTCCACGGAGGCACGTGAACACTCCCAGGAAGCCCTGGGCAACTCCAGCTCAGCCGCTGCATGTTTTCCGAGCGGCTTTCCTTCGGGTCGGCTGGCCTGGCTACACCAAGATGCAAGGCgggcaggaggtggggagagagtcAGTGAGTGACCTCGCAGAGGAGCCTGGAGAGGGATCCCCCCACCAGACAGCTAGAGGACAGGGTGGCGATGGTTTGGAACGGAGGCGGATCTGCAACGACGGTCCCGTGGTTCTGCCGGACGCGAACGCTAACAGCTCCAGGCTGGATGAGGGTCTTCCCACCAGCTGTCCTCACCCGGGGGAGCTCAGCGGCGGGTGGGGAGAGTTCGAAGGCTTCCGGGAGTCTTCAGCTAAGACTGAGCAGTTTTCTCAGTCTTTTGAACTCCTGGGGAGAGCCACGGAATGTCAGCCGCTGAGAACCCCTCCAGTCCCCGAAGAGGGCGGTTCTTGCCAGGTGCAGCAGGGTGGACCCTGGGTGACAGGAACTGCTGCTGGTCCATCTTCAGAGGTATTTCCGTGGTTGAGTGGCAAGTATTTTGTATAGCCATTAGACTTTGCCCAGGTCTCTGTGCCCTAGGAATGTGGGGGGTTGGCTAGCCTTCTCTTCTCATCTAGTTTGTCTTTTGCTGTGTGGTTGGCTCTCCTCTGCTTAAGAGGAGGACAAGGAAGCTGGGCACaacccacctttaatcctagcactcaggaggcagaggcaggcggatctctgagttcaaggacagcctggtctacagagtgagttccaagacagccagggctacacagaggaacctcgtct
This genomic window from Mus caroli chromosome 12, CAROLI_EIJ_v1.1, whole genome shotgun sequence contains:
- the Clba1 gene encoding uncharacterized protein CLBA1 isoform X2, whose amino-acid sequence is MQGGQEVGRESVSDLAEEPGEGSPHQTARGQGGDGLERRRICNDGPVVLPDANANSSRLDEGLPTSCPHPGELSGGWGEFEGFRESSAKTEQFSQSFELLGRATECQPLRTPPVPEEGGSCQVQQGGPWVTGTAAGPSSESILSYEKVFRLAFQEVAVEQAPEDVCSLDHFLERSNEGTASVPRLCSESRKLWRALQNTDTTSASRCLWGESHCRENLLPVLGVDAAQKSPSGGQAHVLDGSDLRKPEELLAVSGFHLHHCKALIQTKGRESRPVWT